Proteins encoded in a region of the Tripterygium wilfordii isolate XIE 37 chromosome 21, ASM1340144v1, whole genome shotgun sequence genome:
- the LOC119989730 gene encoding uncharacterized protein LOC119989730, which translates to MKFEDLLVQQSEEQQMEQSHGEKMKLLHLEEEVVKLQEELDGEQALNKVLQCALQGPVVSHPCPATSLPPQVQELLAEMAMAEEEILWLERKIEVLKFSLYEEKKQTKEWQMQQEQQFRQRHQNHLLCGQDDRSVLHNTFHHLSTSQNYDHLKRGKTRSYRRASVGSASDIISMSSAGSRAEETHEVPRKQTRPRNHYPVHKEIGNDNPNELSEELIRCLIGIFLELNQATQDGEGSANVPKLGLSCMKSRGLTSKNMINHKAFLSPFNQHISNPDPYSIMTDLDGSVRDIGAYKNFIQITRSSLDISRFSVCSQSIRKLRSLMQNLCNVDLTFLTYKQKLAFWINIYNACIMHTFLEHGLPSTQDKLLTLMNKGALNVGGIVLNALAIEHFILRHPCESKHKGPMDEKEMLLQHAYGLGYPEPNVTFALCRGSWSSPALRVFSPDQVVNELGKAKVEYLEASVGVTSKRKIIVPKLLQWHMQDFADDMESLLEWIYSQLPRSGSLKRLIMECLNGETRYSTTKRVEVQQYESEFRYLLPL; encoded by the exons ATGAAATTTGAAGATCTTTTGGTCCAACAAAGTGAGGAGCAGCAGATGGAACAAAGCCACGGAGAGAAGATGAAGCTGCTTCATCTTGAAGAAGAG GTTGTGAAATTGCAAGAAGAACTAGATGGGGAACAAGCACTCAACAAGGTTTTACAGTGTGCTCTACAAGGTCCTGTGGTTTCACACCCATGTCCGGCCACATCGCTACCGCCTCAA GTTCAGGAGCTTCTAGCGGAAATGGCTATGGCGGAAGAGGAAATTCTGTGGCTAGAAAGAAAGATTGAAGTGCTAAAATTCAGCTTGtatgaagaaaagaagcaaaCCAAGGAATGGCAAATGCAGCAGGAGCAGCAATTCAGGCAGAGGCATCAGAATCACTTGCTGTGTGGACAGGATGATCGGTCGGTGCTTCACAACACATTCCATCATCTATCCACATCACAAAATTACGACCACCTTAAAAGAGGGAAAACAAGAAGCTACAGAAGAGCCTCAGTCGGCTCTGCATCAGATATAATAAGTATGTCTTCTGCAGGATCAAGAG CCGAAGAAACTCATGAAGTGCCAAGGAAGCAAACCAGACCAAGAAACCATTATCCCGTTCACAAAGAAATTGGAAATGACAATCCAAATGAGCTCTCAGAGGAACTTATCAGATGCCTAATAGGCATATTTCTTGAGCTAAACCAGGCAACACAGGATGGAGAAGGATCAGCTAATGTTCCAAAGCTTGGTCTCTCCTGCATGAAGTCCAGAGGCCTCACGTCAAAGAATATGATCAACCACAAAGCATTCCTGTCTCCCTTCAACCAACATATATCCAATCCTGATCCTTACAGCATTATGACAGATCTAGATGGCTCTGTCAGGGACATTGGAGCATATAAGAACTTCATCCAAATCACCAGAAGCTCGTTAGACATCAGTCGGTTCTCAGTGTGTTCGCAAAGTATCAGAAAATTAAG GAGTTTGATGCAAAACTTATGCAATGTGGACTTGACATTCTTGACATACAAGCAGAAGTTAGCATTTTGGATCAACATTTACAATGCCTGCATAATGCAT ACATTTCTAGAACATGGGTTGCCTTCCACACAAGACAAACTTCTTACACTGATGAACAAG GGTGCACTGAATGTGGGTGGGATAGTACTGAATGCTCTGGCCATCGAGCATTTTATCCTCCGTCATCCGTGTGAATCAAAACAT AAGGGACCTATGGATGAGAAGGAAATGCTACTACAGCATGCATATGGTCTGGGGTATCCAGAGCCTAATGTGACATTTGCACTTTGCCGAGGCAGTTGGTCCTCACCAGCA TTAAGGGTTTTTAGCCCAGACCAAGTGGTGAACGAACTGGGGAAAGCAAAAGTAGAGTACCTGGAAGCTTCAGTTGGAGTTACAAGCAAAAGAAAGATTATTGTGCCCAAGCTTCTGCAATGGCATATGCAAGATTTTGCAGATGACATGGAATCATTGCTAGAATGGATTTATAGCCAACTGCCACGCTCTGGATCACTAAAACGATTAATAATGGAGTGCCTGAATGGAGAAACAAGATATTCTACCACAAAAAGGGTAGAGGTTCAGCAATACGAGTCTGAGTTCCGCTACCTGCTACCCTTGTAG
- the LOC119989727 gene encoding AP3-complex subunit beta-A yields MFPQFGATADTLSKASTLMFRIGTDAHLYDDPEDVNIAPLLDSKFDSEKCEALKRLLALIAQGFDVSNFFPQVVKNVASQSLEVKKLVYLYLLHYAEKRPNEALLSINCFQKDLGDTNPLVRACALRTMAGIRLHVIAPLVLVAVGKCARDPSVYVRKCAASALSKLHDLRLEEHTTAIEEIVGILFNDHSPGVVGAAAAAFSSVCPNHYSLIGRSYRKLCEILPDVEEWGQIILIGILLRYIIARHGLTKESIMFTLHQRSHLEMDGSGVSSVFEDNSREVNATFESELANMVSRCYVERPDEYLSRASSTNRISFELNGSQFTSAKNNDDVKILLQCTSPLFWSNNSAVVLAAAGVHWIMAPREDVKRIVQPLLFALRSSHASKYVVLSNIQVFAKTYPSLFAPHFEDFFISSSDSYHIRALKLEILSSTATDSSISLILREFQDYIRDPDRRFAADAVAAIGLCAQRLPKMANTCLDVLLALTRHEVLTCDVGDKNGEAGVLVQAIMSIKLIIKQDPLSHLEVIIQLLRGLDAFKVPETRATIIWMVGEYSTLGDMIPKMLSIVLKYLAQCFTSEALGVKLQILNTNAKVLLCAKRGDAGTFRMIINYVLQLAECDLHYDVRDRARLLKNIVSCNIGTEGLEEDRNCLHKNMFWGHTEASLQEPVNYRVYLPGSLSQIVLHAAPGYDSLPKPCSLLLDEFSYFSNVVQGEKTSGLGAGNSGSYGTDDSEISSGSMELESPSDYSSQRSVTGLSDNEETGSASEEDNHAEPLIQILDAGKAINNQNGVALSDSADVSELMSKGALESWLDGPGFSSSSTTEQSQVRRSSARIAMGELASKVKPKIYTLLDLSNGNGLKVDYSFSSEVSGVSAQLVCVEVLFKNCSSEPMLEIALVDEESIRASDSAAQPSGVTESSLVSRHDVSALVAMEEVASLEPGQTTKRILQAHFHHHLLPLKLALFCNGKKFPVKLRPDIGYFVKPLPMDIEAFMDKESRLPGMFEYVRSCTFIGHVAELDKDKGNGDGLLTKDCFLVICENLALKLLSNANFYLVSVDMPIATNLNDASGLRLRFSSEILSNSIPCLITITVEGKCLEPLNVFVKVNCEETVFGLNLLNRVVNFLVEP; encoded by the exons ATGTTCCCTCAATTCGGTGCAACTGCGGACACCTTAAGCAAAGCTTCGACTCTGATGTTCCGGATCGGTACGGACGCCCACCTCTACGATGATCCAGAGGACGTCAACATCGCGCCGCTCCTCGACAGCAAATTTGACTCCGAGAAATGTGAGGCCCTCAAGCGTTTACTCGCCCTCATAGCCCAGGGCTTCGACGTCTCCAATTTTTTCCCTCAG GTTGTTAAAAATGTGGCATCTCAATCATTGGAAGTAAAGAAGTTGGTATACTTGTATCTCTTGCATTATGCTGAAAA GCGTCCAAATGAAGCATTGTTATCGATTAATTGTTTCCAGAAAGACTTGGGGGATACGAATCCATTGGTGAGGGCATGTGCACTTCGTACCATGGCAGGAATCCGTCTACATGTAATTGCACCACTTGTTCTGGTGGCTGTGGGGAAGTGTGCTAGAGATCCATCTGTTTACGTCAGGAAATGTGCTGCCAGTGCCCTTTCCAAGTTGCATGATCTGCGACTGGAGGAACACACTACTGCAATTGAGGAG ATTGTAGGGATTTTGTTCAATGACCATTCTCCTGGTGTAGTTGGAGCTGCTGCTGCAGCATTTTCTTCCGTCTGTCCTAATCATTATTCTTTGATTGGAAGAAGTTATCGAAAGTTATGTGAGATTCTTCCTGATGTGGAAGAGTGGGGTCAGATAATCTTAATTGGGATTCTTTTGCGCTACATAATAGCGAGGCATGGGCTCACTAAAGAATCAATCATGTTCACTTTGCATCAGAGATCCCATTTAGAAATGGATGGATCAGGCGTTAGCTCTGTCTTCGAAGATAACTCACGTGAGGTGAACGCTACATTTGAGTCTGAATTAGCAAATATGGTCTCCAGGTGTTATGTTGAAAGGCCAGATGAATACCTGTCACGAGCAAGTTCCACCAATAGGATTTCCTTTGAGCTGAATGGTTCACAGTTCACTTCTGCGAAAAACAACGATGATGTGAAGATCTTGCTTCAGTGTACATCGCCATTATTTTGGAGCAACAACAGTGCTGTGGTGCTCGCCGCAGCTGGTGTACACTGGATTATGGCACCAAGGGAGGATGTCAAAAGAATTGttcaacctctcttgttcgCCTTGAGATCATCTCATGCCTCAAAATATGTG GTCCTCAGCAACATTCAAGTGTTTGCCAAAACATATCCGTCTCTCTTTGCTCCTCATTTTGAAGACTTCTTCATATCGTCTTCAGATTCTTATCATATAAGAGCTTTAAAGCTTGAGATTTTATCTTCCACTGCAACAGATTCATCCATATCACTGATCTTAAGAGAGTTCCAG GATTATATTAGAGACCCAGATCGGAGATTCGCTGCTGATGCTGTAGCTGCAATTGGTTTATGTGCTCAACGACTTCCAAAAATGGCAAACACTTGCTTGGATGTATTATTAGCTCTCACTAGACATG AAGTTTTGACTTGTGATGTTGGTGACAAGAATGGAGAGGCGGGAGTTTTGGTTCAAGCTATAATGTCTATCAAATTAATCATAAAACAAGATCCACTGAGTCATTTAGAG GTTATTATTCAGTTGCTTCGTGGTCTGGATGCATTCAAGGTGCCTGAAACCCGTGCAACAATCATTTGGATGGTGGGGGAGTATAGCACTTTAGGAGACATGATCCCTAAAATGTTGAGCATTGTGCTTAAGTATCTGGCACAGTGCTTCACTTCAGAAGCTCTGGGAGTGAAGCTTCAGATTCTTAATACTAATGCTAAG GTACTATTATGTGCAAAAAGGGGAGATGCTGGGACATTTAGAATGATTATAAACTATGTGCTTCAACTTGCTGAATGTGATTTGCACTATGATGTTCGTGATCGAGCTCGTTTGTTAAAGAACATCGTGTCGTGCAATATAGGTACTGAAGGCTTGGAAGAAGATAGAAATTGTCTGCACAAGAATATGTTTTGGGGACACACAGAAGCATCATTGCAGGAACCTGTCAATTATCGAGTTTATCTTCCTGGTTCTCTCTCACAAATAGTTCTTCATGCTGCTCCAGGATATGATTCTCTCCCAAAGCCTTGTAGTTTACTCCTTGATGAATTCAGCTACTTCTCAAACGTAGTTCAAGGAGAAAAGACATCAGGGTTGGGAGCTGGTAACAGTGGCTCTTACGGGACAGATGATTCTGAGATATCCTCTGGATCTATGGAATTAGAAAGTCCTTCTGATTATAGTTCCCAGCGTTCTGTGACTGGCTTAAGTGACAATGAGGAGACTGGTTCTGCTAGTGAGGAAGACAACCATGCTGAGCCACTGATTCAGATTTTAGATGCAGGCAAGGCTATTAATAATCAGAATGGAGTTGCTCTATCAGATTCCGCTGATGTAAGTGAATTGATGTCAAAGGGAGCTCTAGAATCATGGTTAGATGGGCCTGGTTTTTCCAGCTCAAGTACAACAGAACAAAGTCAAGTACGTAGATCTTCAGCCAGAATAGCAATGGGTGAGCTAGCAAGCAAGGTTAAGCCTAAAATCTATACACTTTTAGATCTATCAAATGGAAATGGGTTGAAGGTGGATTATTCATTCTCTTCTGAAGTGTCAGGTGTATCTGCTCAACTTGTATGTGTAGAAGTTTTATTTAAGAACTGCTCCTCAGAACCCATGTTGGAAATTGCTCTAGTGGACGAGGAGTCTATCAGAGCCTCAGATTCAGCTGCACAGCCATCTGGTGTTACTGAGAG CTCCTTGGTATCTCGCCATGATGTGTCCGCACTAGTTGCAATGGAAGAGGTTGCTTCCCTGGAACCTGGACAGACTACAAAGAGAATTCTGCAGGCTCACTTTCATCACCATCTGTTGCCTCTGAAATTGGCCTTGTTTTGTAATGGCAAGAAGTTCCCAGTCAAGCTGCGGCCCGATATTGGATATTTTGTTAAACCACTACCAATGGACATTGAAGCTTTTATGGACAAGGAATCACGTCTTCCAGGAATGTTCGAATATGTGAGGAG TTGCACATTCATCGGACATGTTGCGGAGCTAGACAAGGACAAGGGCAATGGCGATGGCTTGCTAACAAAAGACTGCTTTCTTGTAATCTGTGAGAACTTAGCATTAAAGTTGCTTAGCAATGCTAATTTTTATCTTGTCTCTGTGGATATGCCAATTGCCACCAACCTAAATGATGCGTCAGGTTTGCGGTTGCGGTTCAGCAGTGAAATCTTAAGCAACTCAATTCCCTGTCTAATTACTATCACCGTCGAAGGTAAATGCTTAGAGCCATTGAATGTCTTTGTAAAAGTCAACTGTGAAGAGACAGTATTTGGCTTAAACCTATTAAACAGGGTTGTGAATTTCTTAGTTGAGCCCTGA